A stretch of Larus michahellis chromosome Z, bLarMic1.1, whole genome shotgun sequence DNA encodes these proteins:
- the GRP gene encoding gastrin-releasing peptide yields MGGGGGPRRPGALPLLALALLAAQGGAAPLQPGGSPGLTKIYPRGSHWAVGHLMGKKSTGDFPYVYEEENKTPLSALPENIKQLEDYLQWEEISKYLLRLLEGNENKSAHFLKGGLPWYTRNTWETDDNSSWKDMMDYLLQVVNAKESTPS; encoded by the exons ATGGGCGGAGGCGGTGGCCCCCGGCGTCCCGGAGCTTTGCCGCtgctggcgctggcgctgctGGCGGCTcagggcggcgcggccccgctgcAGCCCGGCGGGTCCCCCGGGCTCACCAAGATCTACCCCCGCGGTAGCCACTGGGCTGTGG GACACTTAATGGGGAAAAAGAGCACTGGAGATTTTCCTTATgtttatgaagaagaaaacaagaccCCGCTTTCAGCATTACCTGAAAATATCAAGCAGCTGGAAGACTACCTGCAGTGGGAAGAAATCTCAAAATATTTGCTACGGCTGCTGGaagggaatgaaaataaaagtgctcACTTTTTAAAAGGGGGGCTTCCCTGGTATACCAGGAACACATGGGAGACAGATGACAATAGCAGCTGGAAAGAT aTGATGGACTATCTGCTTCAAGTTGTGAATGCGAAAGAGAGCACTCCAAGCTGA
- the SEC11C gene encoding signal peptidase complex catalytic subunit SEC11C isoform X1 translates to MDLFGDLRRMNKRQLYYQVLNFAMIVSSALMIWKGLIVITGSESPIVVVLSGSMEPAFHRGDLLFLTNFHDDPIRAGEIVVFKVEGRDIPIVHRVIKIHEKENGNIKFLTKGDNNEVDDRGLYKEGQNWLEKKDVVGRARGFLPYVGMVTIIMNDYPKFKYALLAVMGAYVLLKRES, encoded by the exons ATGGACCTCTTCGGGGACTTGCGGCGCATGAACAAGCGGCAG CTGTATTACCAAGTCTTAAATTTTGCAATGATAGTGTCTTCTGCCCTCATGATATGGAAAGGGCTGATCGTCATTACTGGAAGTGAAAGCCCTATTGTTGTGGTGCTGAG tGGCAGCATGGAACCAGCTTTTCACAGGGGAGACCTGTTGTTCTTAACAAATTTCCACGATGACCCAATCAGAGCTGGTGAAATAGTTGTTTTTAAAGTTGAAGGCAGAGACATTCCAATAGTTCACAGAGTAATCAAAATACATGAAAA AGAAAACGGGAACATCAAATTTCTGACGAAAGGGGATAATAATGAAGTTGATGATAGAGGCTTGTACAAAGAAGGTCAGAACTGGTTAGAGAAGAAAGATGTTGTTGGAAGAGCCAGAGG ATTTTTGCCTTACGTTGGTATGGTCACGATAATAATGAACGACTATCCAAAATTTAAG tacGCTCTTCTGGCAGTAATGGGAGCATATGTACTGCTGAAACGcgaatcctaa
- the SEC11C gene encoding signal peptidase complex catalytic subunit SEC11C isoform X2 yields the protein MDLFGDLRRMNKRQLYYQVLNFAMIVSSALMIWKGLIVITGSESPIVVVLSGSMEPAFHRGDLLFLTNFHDDPIRAGEIVVFKVEGRDIPIVHRVIKIHEKENGNIKFLTKGDNNEVDDRGLYKEGQNWLEKKDVVGRARGLCGSHSCRTTGDPKKLILLCCGALGFCAYPSLR from the exons ATGGACCTCTTCGGGGACTTGCGGCGCATGAACAAGCGGCAG CTGTATTACCAAGTCTTAAATTTTGCAATGATAGTGTCTTCTGCCCTCATGATATGGAAAGGGCTGATCGTCATTACTGGAAGTGAAAGCCCTATTGTTGTGGTGCTGAG tGGCAGCATGGAACCAGCTTTTCACAGGGGAGACCTGTTGTTCTTAACAAATTTCCACGATGACCCAATCAGAGCTGGTGAAATAGTTGTTTTTAAAGTTGAAGGCAGAGACATTCCAATAGTTCACAGAGTAATCAAAATACATGAAAA AGAAAACGGGAACATCAAATTTCTGACGAAAGGGGATAATAATGAAGTTGATGATAGAGGCTTGTACAAAGAAGGTCAGAACTGGTTAGAGAAGAAAGATGTTGTTGGAAGAGCCAGAGG GTTATGTGGCTCTCATAGCTGCAGAACAACAGGAGACCCTAAAAAGCTGATTCTGCTGTGTTGTGGGGCGTTAGGCTTTTGTGCGTACCCCTCATTACGATGA